A window from Lytechinus pictus isolate F3 Inbred chromosome 9, Lp3.0, whole genome shotgun sequence encodes these proteins:
- the LOC129268700 gene encoding uncharacterized protein LOC129268700, protein MACCQCSVIISVIMTGTWCALFVGTVHSQMANGYDDVNQWHRDDAITADQQPNFYVTNNGQVDEKRASFNDKLRGLRRLSRIIDELRFESAIRPAKKSPEVIDELDNANGNGGKLVSTGDAIPLSSDGPRNLAPSQGLVEEDMEKTPTAEEEGWKLRRVPDTLSQVGVTVREGDDHRVDMPKRGGDADSLVLEPFRQRNRESRRRWGGKAYRPQPFGIGLFGKRSAEASRTDQTGDLVDTINKILTDVNQPARQM, encoded by the exons ATGGCGTGCTGTCAGTGCAGTGTGATAATCAGTGTGATTATGACTGGGACGTGGTGTGCTCTTTTCGTTGGCACGGTTCACTCGCAGATGGCAAATGGCTACGACGATGTCAACCAGTGGCATCGCGACGATGCAATCACTGCAGACCAACAACCCAATTTCTATGTCACCAACAATGGGCAGGTGGACGAGAAGAGAGCTTCGTTCAACGACAAGCTCCGTGGACTCCGCCGACTGAGCAGGATCATCGACGAACTTCGCTTCGAAAGCGCCATCCGCCCGGCCAAGAAGAGCCCCGAGGTCATTGACGAGTTGGACAATGCGAATGGCAACGGCGGGAAGCTGGTATCAACGGGTGACGCGATTCCCCTGTCATCCGATGGGCCGAGAAACCTGGCTCCCTCTCAAGGATTGGTCGAAGAGGACATGGAAAAGACACCGACTGCAGAGGAAGAAGGGTGGAAGCTGAGGCGAGTTCCGGACACCCTGTCTCAGGTCGGTGTTACTGTAAGAGAAGGTGATGATCACCGGGTGGACATGCCAAAAAGGGGTGGAGATGCTGATTCTCTGGTTCTTGAGCCATTCAGGCAGAGGAATCGAGAGAGCAGAAGAAGATGGGGCGGCAAGGCATATCGTCCACAACCGTTTGGGATTGGGCTGTTCGGGAAGAGAAGTGCTGAAGCATCAAGAACCGACCAGACTGGGGATCTTGTTGACACCATTAATA aAATTCTCACTGACGTCAATCAACCAGCCAGACAAATGTGA